From the genome of Nasonia vitripennis strain AsymCx chromosome 1, Nvit_psr_1.1, whole genome shotgun sequence, one region includes:
- the LOC100678543 gene encoding DNA-directed RNA polymerase I subunit RPA43, translating to MGLKTITGVHWTNLELEGLIEDEDSCVYLEKVQKHLGLHPFHLTDLNAALREILNSNLFCYDAELNGLMLAYRNPKLLSSLGDIMYDTCFVHIDVEADFYIFRPEVGRSLKGFVNKKGTNHVGILLHKAFNVSVPKPDDEEDWPGDKVKVGQEVKFTPEEIDYKTRLPYIRGLLREEDYLNGCRLFDEQIAATFESEFQEITRGNSSDFKKKITFKTENKRVVFDSDSEVEVNPEDDTETKPSLKKLKIQPDDIEAPNKTPTKKRKRKSTLTSESDSELTQQNNTDLESPKNPSKKQKKNAVINKQSPNDTDDERPRKPSVSELTQRKIFDDSSEAESIAPSSPVKKHKKSKKNKVDESEDERNKKSVLKNLVSPALDSSVEQIEEDSIKKSKKRKKILVECLDTEDEREYKSTIDKSLIANNSEAIFEVPQDVPKKRKKKKSTIETSDHLKKISAYEVVDTEDEKGYKSILKPLIESVEQSNQGDDSELKVPKKKKHKKKRTSSSSEAELSFDPSTVTVKNEPESETEEVRDMRRKLKKAKKEAALENGDNSEPSDQETKEFLKGRLEKSSEEHSDAEVSPKKVKKSKLSQESNVDSDSGVERGKPTVKSEEEQEKKRKLKKEKHNNESSK from the exons ATGGGTTTGAAAACAATAACCGGGGTTCACTGGACGAACCTCGAGCTTGAGGGTCTAATCGAGGATGAGGACTCGTGCGTCTACCTGGAGAAGGTTCAAAAACACCTGGGGCTCCATCCCTTCCACTTGACGGATTTGAACGCGGCTCTCCGCGAAATCCTCAATTCTAACTTGTTTTGTTACGATGCAGA ATTAAATGGTTTAATGTTAGCGTACCGTAATCCAAagcttctctcttctctgggTGATATAATGTATGATACGTGCTTTGTACACATAGATGTTGAGgcagatttttatatatttaggCCAGAAGTTGGTCGAAGCCTCAAAG gttttgtaaataaaaaggGTACAAATCATGTAGGTATTTTATTGCACAAAGCTTTCAATGTGTCTGTCCCTAAGCCAGATGACGAAGAAGATTGGCCAGGTGATAAAGTTAAGGTTGGTCAAGAGGTGAAATTTACTCCTGAAGAAATCGACTACAAAACAAGACTTCCATACATTCGTGGCTTACTGCGTGAAGA gGATTACTTGAATGGTTGTAGACTCTTTGATGAACAAATCGCGGCTACATTCGAGTCTGAGTTTCAAGAAATTACAAGGGGAAACAGTTCAGATTTCAAAAAGAAGATCACTTTTAAAACTGAAAATAAACGGGTCGTTTTTGACAGCGATTCTGAAGTAGAGGTGAATCCCGAAGATGACACGGAAACGAAACCTTCTCtcaaaaagttgaaaattcaaCCTGACGATATAGAAGCACCAAACAAAACTCCAACGAagaaacgaaaaagaaaaagtacaTTGACCTCTGAATCGGATTCAGAACTTACACAGCAAAACAATACTGATTTGGAGTCTCCAAAAAATCCTTCCAAGAAACAGAAAAAGAATGCAGTGATAAATAAACAATCACCTAATGACACAGACGATGAAAGACCAAGAAAACCGTCAGTTAGTGAATTAACAcaaagaaagattttcgacGATTCTAGTGAAGCAGAAAGCATAGCACCCAGCAGCCCAGTAAAGAAACACAAGAAATCTAAAAAGAACAAAGTTGATGAGTCTGAAGatgagagaaataaaaaatctgtACTAAAAAATTTAGTCAGTCCAGCTCTTGACAGCTCTGTGGAGCAAATTGAGGAggattcaataaaaaaatcgaaaaagcGAAAGAAGATATTGGTAGAATGTTTGGATACAGAAGACGAAAGAGAATACAAGTCAACCATTGACAAATCTTTGATAGCCAATAATTCCGAAGCAATATTTGAGGTACCTCAAGATGTgccgaaaaaaaggaagaagaagaagtcgacAATCGAGACCAGTGACCATTTGAAAAAGATTTCCGCGTACGAGGTGGTAGACACTGAGGACGAAAAGGGGTACAAATCTATCTTAAAACCGTTGATTGAGAGTGTAGAGCAGAGTAATCAAGGAGACGACTCAGAATTGAAAGTaccgaagaagaaaaaacataaaaagaaGCGCACGTCTTCTTCATCCGAAGCGGAGCTTTCGTTCGACCCATCAACCGTTACAGTCAAAAATGAGCCAGAGAGCGAAACCGAGGAGGTACGCGATATGAGGAGAAAGCTTAAAAAGGCAAAGAAGGAGGCTGCCCTCGAAAACGGAGATAATTCCGAACCAAGCGACCAAGAAACCAAAGAATTCTTAAAAGGGAGGCTTGAAAAATCGTCGGAGGAACATAGCGACGCTGAAGTTTCGCCaaagaaagtaaaaaagtcgAAACTCTCGCAGGAAAGTAATGTTGACAGTGATAGCGGTGTAGAAAGAGGGAAACCTACTGTAAAGTCAGAGGAGgagcaggaaaaaaagaggaagttAAAGAAAGAGAAGCACAATAACGAGAGCagtaaatga